A window of Lacibacter sediminis contains these coding sequences:
- the katG gene encoding catalase/peroxidase HPI codes for MDNNTSQAKCPFSGGALKQTAGSGTRNRDWWPNQLKLNILRQHSTLSNPMGESFNYAKEFNSLDLAAVKKDIYDLMTTSQDWWPADYGHYGPFFIRMAWHSAGTYRISDGRGGGGAGQQRFAPLNSWPDNANLDKARLLLWPVKKKYGKKLSWADLMILAGNCALESMGFKTFGFAGGREDVWEPQEDVYWGSEKEWLAPSNNPHSRYSGDRELENPLAAVQMGLIYVNPEGPDGHPDPLAAARDIRETFGRMAMNDEETVALIAGGHSFGKTHGAADPGKYVAAKPAEAGIEEQGQGWKNTFGTGNGADTITSGLEGAWTTTPAKWSHDYFKHLFSYEWELTKSPAGAHQWKPKGDVGAGTVPDAHDPSKRHAPFMLTTDLSMRVDPAYEKISRHFYENPAAFEDAFARAWFKLTHRDMGPKARYLGPEVPAEELIWQDPVPAVTHELINENDIAALKAKVLASGLSVTQLVSTAWASASTFRGSDKRGGANGARIRLAPQKDWTVNNPAQLQNVLTVLEAIQKEFNSAQTGNKQVSLADLIVLAGCAAVEKAAKDGGFAVSVPFTPGRTDATQEQTDIESFAVLEPAADGFRNYLNVKRSVATSEEMLIDKAQLLTLTAPELTVLVGGMRVLDTNFDGSRHGVFTKTPGVLTNDFFANLIDFTITWKAADPVQQGFFGTDRATGDLKWTATRADLVFGSNSELRALAEVYACEDAKEKFVHDFVAAWNKVMNLDRFDLA; via the coding sequence ATGGATAATAACACATCTCAAGCCAAGTGTCCTTTCAGCGGTGGCGCATTAAAGCAAACCGCAGGCAGTGGCACAAGAAACCGTGACTGGTGGCCCAACCAGTTAAAGTTGAACATTCTTCGTCAGCACTCTACCCTTTCGAATCCAATGGGTGAGTCGTTTAATTATGCAAAGGAATTCAACAGTCTCGATCTTGCTGCCGTTAAGAAAGATATTTATGATCTCATGACCACTTCGCAAGATTGGTGGCCTGCAGATTATGGTCATTATGGTCCGTTTTTCATCCGTATGGCGTGGCATAGTGCAGGAACGTACCGCATCAGCGATGGTCGTGGTGGCGGTGGCGCAGGGCAACAACGTTTTGCACCGCTCAACAGCTGGCCGGATAATGCCAACCTCGATAAAGCACGTTTGCTGCTTTGGCCGGTGAAAAAGAAATACGGCAAGAAACTTTCATGGGCCGATCTGATGATACTTGCAGGTAACTGCGCCCTTGAATCAATGGGCTTTAAAACATTTGGTTTTGCAGGCGGACGTGAAGATGTATGGGAACCACAGGAAGATGTGTATTGGGGAAGTGAAAAAGAATGGCTGGCACCAAGTAACAATCCGCATAGCCGTTACTCAGGCGATCGTGAATTAGAAAATCCATTGGCTGCAGTGCAAATGGGTTTGATCTATGTAAACCCTGAAGGACCCGATGGTCATCCTGATCCGCTTGCTGCTGCACGTGATATTCGTGAAACCTTTGGTCGTATGGCAATGAACGATGAAGAAACTGTTGCGTTGATTGCAGGTGGACACAGCTTCGGCAAAACACATGGCGCTGCTGATCCCGGTAAATATGTTGCAGCAAAACCCGCAGAAGCAGGTATTGAAGAACAAGGTCAGGGTTGGAAAAATACATTCGGTACCGGTAATGGTGCTGATACTATCACAAGTGGTTTAGAAGGTGCGTGGACAACTACTCCTGCAAAATGGAGCCACGATTATTTTAAACATCTCTTCAGCTACGAGTGGGAATTAACAAAAAGCCCTGCAGGTGCACATCAATGGAAACCAAAAGGCGATGTTGGAGCAGGTACTGTGCCCGATGCACATGATCCATCAAAACGTCATGCACCGTTTATGCTCACAACAGATCTTTCAATGAGAGTTGACCCGGCATACGAAAAAATCTCCCGTCACTTTTATGAGAACCCTGCTGCATTTGAAGATGCATTTGCAAGAGCATGGTTTAAACTCACGCACCGTGATATGGGACCAAAAGCCCGTTACCTCGGCCCTGAAGTGCCTGCAGAAGAATTGATCTGGCAAGATCCGGTTCCTGCTGTTACACATGAACTCATCAATGAAAATGATATCGCTGCATTGAAAGCAAAAGTGCTTGCATCAGGACTTAGTGTTACACAACTTGTATCAACAGCATGGGCATCGGCATCTACCTTCCGTGGTTCTGACAAACGTGGTGGTGCAAATGGTGCACGCATTCGTTTGGCACCGCAGAAAGACTGGACAGTAAACAACCCTGCACAATTGCAGAACGTGTTAACTGTTCTTGAAGCAATTCAAAAAGAATTCAACAGTGCGCAAACAGGTAATAAACAGGTTTCACTTGCTGACTTAATTGTACTTGCAGGATGTGCAGCAGTTGAAAAAGCAGCTAAGGATGGCGGTTTTGCGGTATCTGTTCCTTTCACTCCCGGCCGTACAGACGCTACACAAGAGCAAACAGATATTGAATCATTTGCTGTACTTGAGCCTGCTGCTGATGGTTTCCGCAATTATCTGAATGTAAAACGCAGCGTTGCAACATCAGAAGAAATGCTCATCGATAAAGCACAACTGTTAACACTCACTGCGCCTGAACTAACGGTGCTGGTTGGTGGCATGCGTGTACTCGATACAAACTTCGATGGTTCAAGACATGGTGTGTTTACAAAAACACCCGGCGTTCTTACAAACGATTTCTTTGCAAACCTCATCGATTTCACGATCACCTGGAAAGCAGCCGATCCTGTACAACAGGGCTTCTTTGGCACCGATCGTGCAACGGGTGATTTAAAATGGACTGCTACCCGTGCCGACCTGGTATTTGGCAGCAACTCTGAGCTTCGTGCTCTTGCTGAAGTGTATGCATGTGAAGATGCGAAAGAGAAGTTTGTGCATGATTTTGTTGCCGCATGGAACAAGGTCATGAACCTCGATCGTTTTGATTTGGCGTAA
- a CDS encoding alpha/beta hydrolase: MKNIIGLVLNILFIKFSFAQTPAEFFYKGDSLYGAKDYKNSALAYAEGIRGKGNDAVLFRYSFCAALWSLANIPDSAFHYLEIISRSDKLSNADVDGIKNDNSFNAVKKDKRWQLIIEKIYQQAKKNSFPQVELIYGKKDGMGLTLVWIKPKVRSNGKAIIHVQSGAWISLSFSNEIQTELVHGYLKKGYSVFVVMHGSQPRYAIPDAINDLKRAVRYIRFNAGKFGIDPNKIGATGFSSGGHLSLILGMADAKIDSLANDPVDRVSSKVQAVAVLYPPTDFLNWGKDSFDILQDKNLIKNVRIGEAFNFRNYDRRARTLNSISDSVQRNKIMKEISPIYSITSDDPPVFIIHGDADGIVPLQQSVSFNAKLKEAGVANKLIVKKGVGHGIEDMLPEYYQFSDWFDKYLR, from the coding sequence ATGAAGAATATTATTGGTTTAGTTCTGAACATTCTTTTCATAAAATTCTCGTTTGCCCAAACTCCTGCTGAATTTTTCTATAAAGGAGACTCACTGTATGGAGCAAAAGACTATAAAAATTCTGCTTTGGCTTATGCTGAAGGCATAAGAGGTAAGGGAAATGATGCAGTATTATTCAGATATAGTTTTTGTGCGGCATTATGGTCTTTAGCAAATATTCCTGACAGTGCTTTTCACTATCTTGAAATTATATCCAGATCAGATAAGCTAAGTAACGCTGATGTAGATGGAATTAAAAATGACAACTCTTTTAACGCTGTAAAAAAAGACAAACGTTGGCAACTGATAATTGAAAAGATCTACCAACAGGCAAAGAAGAACAGTTTTCCCCAGGTAGAATTGATCTATGGAAAAAAAGATGGCATGGGGCTTACATTAGTTTGGATAAAGCCTAAAGTAAGATCAAATGGTAAGGCGATCATTCATGTACAAAGTGGTGCATGGATATCGTTGTCTTTCAGCAATGAAATACAAACTGAATTAGTTCACGGCTATTTGAAAAAAGGATATTCAGTGTTTGTTGTAATGCACGGTTCTCAGCCTCGTTATGCGATACCGGATGCGATCAATGATCTTAAAAGAGCTGTAAGATATATCCGTTTTAACGCAGGTAAGTTTGGAATTGATCCAAATAAAATAGGAGCCACAGGTTTTTCTTCGGGTGGCCATTTGTCTTTAATCTTAGGAATGGCGGATGCAAAAATTGATTCGCTGGCTAATGACCCTGTCGACAGAGTGTCTTCCAAAGTACAGGCGGTAGCCGTATTATATCCCCCGACCGATTTCCTTAATTGGGGTAAAGACAGTTTTGATATTCTGCAAGACAAAAACCTGATAAAAAATGTACGGATAGGCGAAGCATTTAATTTTAGAAACTATGATCGAAGAGCAAGAACACTGAATAGTATTTCCGATTCTGTTCAAAGAAATAAAATCATGAAAGAAATTTCGCCCATCTATTCCATAACATCTGATGACCCGCCGGTTTTCATTATTCATGGTGATGCTGATGGAATTGTACCCTTGCAACAATCGGTATCGTTTAATGCAAAACTAAAAGAAGCAGGTGTGGCAAATAAATTAATCGTAAAAAAAGGCGTTGGACATGGTATTGAAGATATGTTACCGGAGTACTATCAGTTTTCAGATTGGTTTGATAAATACCTGCGATAA
- a CDS encoding CPBP family intramembrane glutamic endopeptidase produces MATTKQLYTYIALLLIVSWTIQILAIISTGSVNSDPARIWLAGTMLTPLVVTIYFLNRNKNLKQKLFWKPNSKIFITSFFAVFIPIIIAFAVLITIQNLNYGQSEWFSFSGSGVTIMGGPFLFGRGNQSWFVFSSNIFITGAVFAMLNAFIATGEEFAWRGLLQPLLTDRFGLFKGITILGFIWSMWHLPMLLNGYNYPDNPIVGSFILFPIRLIATSYFYAWLTLKSNSFIPASIAHGALNGIQTAIVENIKLNTSQIYENVITILMTVIIGLLFLGLTYRSTRKDLTANTGT; encoded by the coding sequence ATGGCAACAACAAAACAGCTTTACACTTACATCGCACTTTTACTAATAGTAAGTTGGACAATTCAAATCTTAGCAATTATTAGTACCGGAAGTGTCAATAGTGACCCAGCAAGGATTTGGCTTGCCGGAACTATGTTGACACCGCTTGTTGTGACAATTTACTTCTTAAATAGAAATAAGAATTTAAAACAGAAACTATTTTGGAAACCTAATTCTAAAATCTTCATTACCTCATTTTTTGCTGTATTCATCCCCATTATTATTGCATTTGCCGTTCTAATAACCATTCAAAATTTAAACTACGGACAATCTGAATGGTTTAGCTTTTCCGGTTCAGGTGTAACTATTATGGGCGGCCCATTTCTATTTGGCAGAGGTAATCAATCCTGGTTCGTATTTTCTTCAAACATATTTATAACAGGAGCGGTGTTTGCAATGTTAAATGCTTTCATTGCCACAGGAGAAGAGTTTGCCTGGCGTGGTTTATTACAACCCTTATTGACAGACCGATTCGGCTTGTTTAAAGGCATAACAATTTTAGGTTTTATTTGGTCAATGTGGCATTTACCTATGTTGCTTAACGGCTACAATTATCCAGACAATCCAATTGTCGGAAGTTTCATCCTTTTTCCAATTAGGCTAATTGCAACTTCATATTTCTATGCTTGGCTTACTTTAAAAAGCAATAGCTTTATACCTGCCTCAATAGCACACGGAGCATTAAATGGAATTCAGACAGCAATTGTCGAAAATATTAAATTGAATACAAGTCAAATTTATGAGAATGTGATAACCATATTAATGACAGTTATTATAGGCTTATTATTTCTTGGTTTAACATATAGGTCAACAAGAAAGGATTTGACGGCAAATACAGGGACATAA
- a CDS encoding serine hydrolase domain-containing protein: MKNKLFLLFFFLQYFNSFAQSKITSKIKWHVDSLVNAEMKSQRIPGLSLVVVRDGKIDYVKGYGYSNLEHKVLVKPETVFQAGSVGKQFTAFAVMLLVQDGKMNLDDKLSKYFPDAPSGWDSITVRNLLNHTSGFGDYTNNFNYWANYTEDSLYQEYKKRPLLFKAGEKQRYSNMGYATLGIIISKVAGKFYGEYLKERVFTPLGMSTARIITEENIVPNRAAGYRLVNDSIKNQEWVSPSINTTADGSMYVTALDMAKWEAGLNAGKLLKKEYYDMMWAPTKLNDGTFEQYGFGWSLDSVNGKRIVEHNGSWQGFECTIKRYPEKKIAVVVFANLKRASTYKISTRILQIVQPELSIASLKTIKDTEPGITKLVNGFINNVAEKKLRADQFSTELAAELMDSTMQARGSEYFKSKGKFLKSELISRKELGDGTREYRYRLLFSKEIVGFMIQFNKENKIVDLQVKE; this comes from the coding sequence ATGAAAAATAAACTATTCCTACTATTTTTCTTTTTGCAATACTTCAACAGCTTTGCACAAAGCAAAATAACATCTAAAATAAAGTGGCATGTTGATTCATTGGTAAATGCAGAAATGAAGAGCCAACGAATACCGGGACTTTCTCTTGTAGTTGTACGTGATGGAAAAATTGATTATGTAAAAGGCTATGGCTACTCTAATCTCGAACATAAAGTTCTTGTAAAACCCGAAACCGTTTTCCAGGCGGGCTCTGTAGGCAAACAGTTCACTGCATTTGCTGTAATGCTCCTTGTGCAGGATGGTAAAATGAACCTGGACGATAAGCTGTCTAAATATTTTCCGGATGCACCTTCAGGATGGGATTCTATTACGGTTCGCAACCTGCTAAATCATACCAGCGGCTTTGGCGACTATACCAATAATTTTAATTATTGGGCCAATTATACCGAGGATAGTTTGTATCAGGAATATAAAAAAAGACCATTACTATTTAAGGCCGGTGAAAAACAGCGATATAGTAATATGGGTTATGCTACCCTTGGCATAATTATCAGTAAAGTTGCTGGTAAATTTTATGGTGAATATTTAAAGGAACGGGTGTTTACGCCGTTGGGTATGTCAACAGCAAGGATCATCACCGAAGAGAATATTGTACCGAACAGGGCTGCAGGGTATCGGTTGGTAAATGACAGCATAAAAAATCAGGAGTGGGTATCTCCTTCCATCAATACCACAGCAGATGGTTCAATGTATGTAACAGCATTGGATATGGCGAAATGGGAAGCAGGTTTAAATGCGGGGAAACTGCTGAAGAAAGAATATTACGATATGATGTGGGCGCCTACCAAACTCAACGACGGAACTTTCGAACAGTATGGGTTTGGCTGGTCACTTGATTCTGTAAATGGCAAACGGATAGTAGAGCACAATGGTAGCTGGCAGGGGTTTGAATGCACCATCAAACGCTATCCCGAAAAGAAAATAGCGGTGGTGGTATTTGCAAATCTTAAACGAGCCAGTACCTATAAAATTTCAACCAGGATATTACAGATAGTTCAACCGGAGTTAAGCATTGCCAGTTTAAAAACAATAAAGGATACAGAACCCGGTATTACAAAACTGGTAAACGGGTTTATCAATAATGTGGCTGAAAAGAAATTGCGTGCTGATCAGTTCTCGACAGAATTAGCAGCGGAGCTAATGGATAGCACCATGCAGGCAAGAGGTTCGGAATATTTTAAATCAAAAGGTAAATTTTTAAAATCAGAGTTGATTTCCAGAAAAGAATTGGGTGATGGTACCAGGGAGTATCGTTACAGGCTGTTATTTAGCAAAGAGATAGTAGGGTTCATGATACAGTTCAACAAAGAAAACAAGATCGTTGATCTGCAAGTGAAGGAATAA
- a CDS encoding methyltransferase domain-containing protein has protein sequence MHTTPISTQIAQQDFIVAEIENLIEQGGPRPHQYAYADYLFEEIGKKIKAAELPAEVGSKLLKQCVFLQTSDSVMGHIRNKPYGYAGDFMIIERIYLNEAQPSTGYYYWDQYSLEHVAAKAVRNRKDYFKNVMTNRIEHSKKPLRLLDVASGPARDLKELFEIIQPESMKVTCVEMDSRAIEHATNINASHAGEIKFINQNIFKFRTEERFDIVWSAGLFDYFCDRSFVAVLKKLIAFATKDGEIIIGNFSDENPSRIYMEMVGDWILNHRSADQLIELAIAAGAHPKQIHVGREPEGINLFLHIKKGSGE, from the coding sequence ATGCACACAACACCTATCTCAACTCAAATTGCACAGCAGGATTTTATTGTAGCTGAAATTGAAAACCTTATTGAACAGGGAGGCCCACGTCCACATCAATATGCTTATGCCGACTACCTGTTTGAAGAAATCGGTAAAAAAATAAAAGCAGCAGAACTGCCTGCCGAAGTTGGCAGTAAGTTATTGAAGCAATGTGTTTTTTTACAAACAAGTGATTCTGTTATGGGGCATATCCGTAACAAGCCCTATGGCTATGCCGGTGATTTTATGATCATCGAACGCATCTACCTCAACGAAGCACAACCATCAACCGGTTATTATTACTGGGATCAATATTCGCTGGAGCACGTGGCAGCAAAAGCAGTTCGTAACCGTAAAGATTATTTTAAAAATGTAATGACCAACCGCATTGAACATTCAAAAAAACCGTTACGCCTGCTCGATGTGGCAAGCGGACCTGCAAGAGACCTCAAGGAACTTTTTGAAATCATTCAACCTGAAAGTATGAAGGTGACATGTGTGGAAATGGATAGCCGGGCAATAGAACATGCAACAAACATCAATGCATCGCATGCGGGTGAAATTAAATTCATCAATCAAAACATTTTTAAGTTTCGTACCGAAGAACGATTCGACATTGTTTGGTCAGCAGGTTTGTTTGATTATTTCTGCGACCGCAGCTTTGTAGCAGTATTGAAAAAACTGATTGCATTTGCAACAAAAGATGGTGAAATTATCATCGGCAATTTCAGTGATGAAAACCCCAGCCGCATTTACATGGAAATGGTGGGCGATTGGATATTGAACCATCGCAGCGCTGATCAGCTCATTGAGCTGGCCATAGCAGCAGGAGCTCATCCCAAACAAATTCACGTTGGCAGAGAGCCGGAAGGCATCAACCTGTTTTTGCATATTAAGAAAGGGAGTGGTGAGTAA
- a CDS encoding cupin domain-containing protein, with protein MKRSSFLKFCLAVGGIAATPFKLAAKNITKQRAQKGILVKNGSDRFNKPLSLFDGDKFYCKVSGKDTDGDLYIFDSTRLKEGGPPLHYHPHQDEWWYIITGEYMIKVGDEIFHAKAGDCVFGPRGVPHTFAKVGEAESKLIMLFQPAGKMEEWFNLVNDGVVAKMTEEEKDAARKAHGFVHMGPPLNQLKKS; from the coding sequence ATGAAACGAAGTTCCTTTCTGAAGTTTTGTTTGGCAGTGGGCGGCATAGCTGCCACTCCGTTTAAACTTGCTGCAAAAAACATCACAAAACAAAGAGCTCAAAAAGGTATTCTGGTAAAAAACGGATCAGACAGATTTAATAAACCGCTTTCTCTTTTTGACGGAGATAAATTTTACTGCAAAGTATCCGGCAAGGATACCGATGGAGATTTGTACATCTTTGATTCAACCCGTTTGAAAGAAGGAGGGCCACCCCTGCATTATCATCCGCACCAGGATGAGTGGTGGTATATTATCACCGGCGAATACATGATTAAAGTAGGTGATGAAATTTTTCATGCAAAAGCCGGCGACTGTGTATTTGGGCCTCGTGGTGTGCCACATACATTTGCCAAAGTGGGCGAAGCAGAAAGTAAACTCATTATGTTGTTTCAACCAGCGGGTAAAATGGAAGAATGGTTTAACCTCGTAAATGACGGGGTGGTGGCTAAAATGACGGAAGAAGAAAAAGATGCAGCGAGGAAGGCACATGGTTTTGTGCACATGGGGCCACCGTTAAACCAGTTAAAAAAATCATGA
- a CDS encoding CDGSH iron-sulfur domain-containing protein, with amino-acid sequence MSKTKITVNNNGSLKIEGSFEIVDKNGAVYNLQGREIVSLCRCGLSKNKPFCDSSHKGHFEHEAIAFDLPPKKTV; translated from the coding sequence ATGTCAAAAACAAAAATTACGGTTAATAACAACGGGTCATTGAAAATTGAAGGCAGTTTTGAGATAGTGGATAAAAACGGTGCTGTGTATAATCTGCAGGGGAGGGAAATTGTTTCGTTATGCCGTTGCGGTTTGTCGAAAAATAAACCATTCTGTGACAGTTCACACAAAGGGCATTTTGAACATGAGGCCATTGCTTTTGATTTACCACCTAAAAAAACAGTTTAA
- a CDS encoding 2OG-Fe(II) oxygenase produces the protein MEKIFNTLVNSFINNNVGIAENFLSQTLSLQLKANLQTLYASHEMQSAGTGGNINVHYDQLFRSDVIYWLDRKHNNAHENTFFDLMDSFIVFLNETCYTGITGYEFHYALYEQGSFYKKHLDQFKNNNSRKYSMIMYLNSEWKEGDGGELSIHHHDHTENISPTSGKTVFFKSSELEHEVLLSNKPRMSITGWLKS, from the coding sequence TTGGAAAAGATTTTTAATACACTCGTCAACAGCTTCATCAATAACAACGTAGGAATTGCAGAAAACTTTTTAAGTCAAACGCTTTCGTTGCAGTTAAAAGCAAATCTGCAAACACTTTATGCTTCTCATGAAATGCAATCGGCCGGTACCGGAGGAAACATAAATGTTCACTATGATCAATTATTCAGAAGCGATGTTATTTATTGGCTCGACAGGAAGCATAACAACGCACATGAGAATACCTTCTTCGATCTTATGGATAGCTTCATTGTTTTTCTGAACGAAACCTGCTACACCGGCATCACCGGTTACGAATTTCATTATGCGTTGTATGAACAGGGGAGTTTCTACAAAAAACATCTCGATCAATTTAAAAATAACAACAGCCGCAAGTATTCCATGATCATGTATCTCAACAGTGAATGGAAAGAAGGCGATGGGGGAGAGCTGAGTATTCATCATCACGATCATACCGAAAATATATCTCCCACAAGCGGCAAAACAGTTTTCTTTAAAAGCAGTGAGCTGGAACATGAAGTGTTACTCAGCAACAAACCACGAATGAGTATTACGGGATGGTTAAAGTCATGA
- a CDS encoding VF530 family protein, whose amino-acid sequence MQQSNDPLHGKTLEMIVTALVDHFGWKELGQIIRINCFNSNPSIKSSLTFLRKTPWARKKVEELYLSIL is encoded by the coding sequence ATGCAACAATCGAACGATCCCCTGCACGGTAAAACTCTCGAAATGATTGTAACGGCTCTTGTTGACCATTTTGGCTGGAAAGAGTTGGGACAGATCATCCGTATCAATTGCTTTAACAGCAACCCCAGTATTAAATCGAGTCTTACGTTTTTACGCAAAACGCCGTGGGCAAGAAAGAAGGTGGAAGAATTGTATCTGTCAATTTTATAA
- a CDS encoding DUF4256 domain-containing protein, whose translation MSNSKKKLSASQNGELINILKIRFEKNMKRHKGIEWVNVQKKLEASPAKLWSLNEMEITGGEPDIVGVDKKTGDYIFYDCSAESPKGRRSICYDHEALEKRKENKPANSAVEMANDMGIELLTEEQYRELQQLGEFDLKTSSWILTPPAIRKLNGALFCDRRYNTVFLYHNGAESYYAARGFRGWLRV comes from the coding sequence ATGAGTAATTCTAAAAAGAAGTTATCAGCTTCACAGAATGGAGAATTAATCAACATTTTGAAAATACGTTTCGAAAAAAATATGAAGCGCCATAAAGGTATTGAGTGGGTTAATGTGCAGAAGAAACTTGAAGCAAGTCCCGCAAAACTGTGGTCGCTTAATGAAATGGAAATAACCGGTGGTGAACCTGATATTGTTGGGGTTGATAAGAAAACCGGCGACTATATTTTTTATGATTGCTCAGCTGAAAGTCCGAAAGGCCGCCGGAGTATTTGTTACGATCATGAAGCATTGGAAAAACGCAAGGAAAATAAACCTGCAAACAGTGCAGTTGAAATGGCTAACGATATGGGTATTGAATTGTTGACAGAAGAACAGTACCGTGAACTGCAGCAACTAGGCGAATTTGATTTAAAAACCTCAAGCTGGATATTAACTCCTCCCGCTATCAGAAAACTCAACGGTGCATTGTTCTGCGACCGCAGGTACAATACTGTGTTTCTTTATCACAATGGTGCAGAATCTTACTATGCAGCACGGGGCTTTCGTGGTTGGCTGCGGGTTTAG
- a CDS encoding YdeI/OmpD-associated family protein, translating to MNPKVDFYFSKNEKWEKEITKLRTIILSCGLTEELKWGCPCYMHEGSNIVLIHVFKEYCAVLFFKGALLNDASGILIQQTENVQSARQARFTNSKEIVKLEKILKAYIYEAIEIEKAGLKVKLKKVAEYNMPEEFQKKLARSKALKAAFEKLTPGRQRGYLLHFSSAKQAKTREARVEKYLQKILDGKGLDD from the coding sequence ATGAATCCGAAAGTTGATTTTTACTTCAGTAAAAACGAAAAATGGGAGAAAGAGATTACTAAATTAAGAACGATCATTCTTTCCTGTGGATTAACAGAAGAGTTGAAGTGGGGTTGTCCCTGTTACATGCATGAAGGCAGTAACATTGTGTTGATACACGTGTTTAAAGAATACTGTGCTGTTTTATTTTTTAAAGGCGCATTGCTGAATGACGCCAGTGGTATTCTTATTCAGCAAACAGAGAATGTACAGTCTGCAAGGCAGGCACGCTTCACCAACAGTAAGGAAATAGTGAAGCTGGAAAAAATATTGAAAGCTTATATTTATGAAGCCATTGAAATAGAGAAAGCCGGGTTGAAGGTAAAGTTGAAAAAAGTTGCTGAATACAATATGCCCGAAGAGTTTCAAAAGAAGTTAGCCAGGAGCAAAGCACTGAAAGCAGCATTTGAAAAATTAACACCGGGGCGACAAAGAGGGTACCTGCTTCATTTCTCTTCAGCCAAACAAGCCAAGACAAGAGAAGCAAGAGTTGAAAAATATTTGCAGAAAATTCTCGATGGGAAAGGATTGGATGATTAG
- a CDS encoding DoxX family protein: MTKINRIIYWIATVWLSLGMTATGIQQLLKVEQEGAVAPPSVYGIKALGYPVYFLTIIGVWKILGVVAVLSPKFPLLKEWAYAGFFFLTTGAIFSHIRAGSSVNELFPSLLLLLLTVVSWYFRPADRKLILANQ; encoded by the coding sequence ATGACCAAAATAAACCGAATCATCTATTGGATCGCTACCGTCTGGCTTTCTTTAGGAATGACAGCAACAGGAATTCAACAATTATTAAAAGTAGAACAGGAAGGAGCTGTGGCACCGCCCAGTGTTTATGGTATTAAAGCACTAGGCTATCCCGTTTATTTTCTAACCATCATCGGTGTTTGGAAAATTCTCGGTGTTGTAGCTGTACTCTCACCAAAATTTCCTTTGCTGAAAGAATGGGCTTATGCGGGTTTTTTCTTTCTCACAACAGGTGCCATCTTTTCGCATATAAGAGCAGGCAGTTCGGTGAATGAACTGTTTCCTTCGCTGCTGCTGTTGTTACTCACTGTAGTATCATGGTATTTCCGTCCTGCAGATAGAAAGCTCATCTTAGCGAATCAATAA
- a CDS encoding SRPBCC family protein produces the protein MERKTKINAEEGKQELNITREFDLPVELLFKAYEEAEIVEQWMGTKVLKLESKKHGAYQFETTDPMGNKHAFNGTIHEFIPEKKITRTFEMENTPFDAWLEYLDFEKLTDDTSKLTMHVIYRSVVQRDQLLQMPFAQGINMAHNRIQEILSKLK, from the coding sequence ATGGAACGGAAAACAAAAATAAATGCCGAAGAAGGTAAACAGGAACTAAACATCACCAGGGAGTTTGATCTGCCGGTAGAGTTATTATTTAAAGCATATGAAGAGGCAGAGATCGTTGAACAATGGATGGGCACGAAAGTGCTGAAACTTGAAAGTAAAAAGCACGGTGCATATCAATTCGAAACAACTGATCCCATGGGGAACAAACATGCGTTCAATGGAACTATTCATGAGTTTATCCCGGAGAAAAAGATCACACGCACGTTTGAAATGGAGAATACGCCGTTTGATGCCTGGCTTGAATACCTTGATTTTGAAAAACTCACCGATGATACAAGTAAACTCACAATGCATGTGATTTATCGCTCAGTTGTACAACGGGATCAATTGTTGCAAATGCCGTTTGCGCAAGGGATCAATATGGCACATAACCGTATACAGGAAATTCTAAGCAAATTAAAATAA